In the genome of Methylomagnum ishizawai, the window GGCCTTCCTACTTTCCATCCTGGCGACGATCTATCCTGCCTGGCAGGCTTCCCGCGTCGCCCCCGCCGAGGAATTGCGTTATGAATGAGCCGGTCTTGGCCTGCCGCAACCTGTCCAAGCGCTTCGCGCAGGGCGGCTTGTCGGTGGATGTCTTGCAGGGCGTGGACCTCGCCATCGAACCCGGCCAGCGCATCGCCATCATGGGCGCGTCGGGTTCAGGCAAAAGCACCTTGCTGCATGTGCTGGGCGGGTTGGATACCCCAACGGCGGGCGAAGTGCGCCTGGACGGCGTACTGCTGTCCAGCCTGAGCGAAAAGAAGCTATCGGAACTCCGCAACCGGGTGTTGGGCTTCGTCTACCAATTCCATCATCTGCTGGGCGAATTCACCCTGCTGGAAAACGTGGCGATGCCCTTGTTGATCGGCAAGACGGGGGTTCAAGAGGCGAAGGCACGGGCGGCGGCGATTTTGGAACGGGTGGGACTCGGCAAGCGCATCGAACACAAGCCCGGCGAACTCTCCGGCGGCGAACGCCAACGCGCTGCCCTCGCCCGCGCCCTCGTGACCCGCCCCAAATGCGTATTAGCCGACGAACCCACCGGCAACCTGGACCGCAAGACCGCCGAGCAGGTCTACCAACTGATGTTGGAATTGAACCGGGAATACCGCATTAGCTTCCTGGTGGTGACGCACGATCCCTTGCTGGCGCAGCGGATGGATACCACGCTGCATTTGGAGGATGGGCGGATCGTGGCAGGATGATCCGCCCCGCCCGCTAACAAGTTTTACATGGCTCATCCAAAGGCTTGCCCTCCGCGCTCCAGCCCTTGATGCCTTTTTCCAACTGGTAAACCTTGGCATAACCCGCATCGTTCACCATCATCTTGCCGACCTCGGCGCTACGGTGGCCGGAACGGCATACCAGGATCACAGGCTGGTCCGGCGTGCTGCGTAGTGGTTTGAGTTGGTTGAGCCAGCCCGCCCGGTCGTAGCCGCCATTGGCATCGAAATAGGTCAGCCCCTTGCTACCGGGAATCACCCCCGACTTATGCCATTCCTCCGGGGTACGCACATCGACCACCAACGCGCCCTGGGCCTGCATGGCCTGCAACTGGCTGGGCGTCAGGTTCACCAATTCGCCCGCGAACGCGGCGCAAGCAGTCAGCAGCAGGCCCAAGGCCAACATGATCTTGTTCATAGTTCTGGCTCCATAAGCCGTGGGAGAAAATGGAATTATGGCCCGAGGCCGGCCCAGTATATTAGCCCACGATGATAGAGGATGCCGCCACCCCTTCCAAGAGAACCACATGAATTACCAAGCGATTATCTTCGACAGCGACGGCACCTTGATCGACAGCGAAACCCTGGGCAACCAAGTAATCGTCGAATGCGTGGCCGAACTGGGCTTGCGCCTAACCCTGGCCGAAGCCGTGGCGGAATTCCGGGGCCGCAAAATGGGCGACACCCTCGCCCTGATCGAACACAAACTGGGCCGTGCCCTGCCAGACGATTTCCTGCCGGAACTGCGGCGGCGCATGGCCCTCGCCTTCGAGGCGGAACTGAAACCCATGCCGGGCGTCCCGGCGCTGCTGGAACGGTTGGACGTGCCGTTCTGCGTCGCTTCCAACGGCCCGCACGACAAGATGCAAGTGAGCCTCCGCGCCACCGGACTGCTGCGCTATTTCAGCGGACACGTCTACAGCGCCTACGAAATCGGCAGTTGGAAGCCAGAGCCGGGCTTGTTCATCCACGCGGCACGGAGCCTGGGCGCGGAGCCGGAACGGTGCGCGGTGGTCGAGGACAGCGTGTTGGGGGTCCAAGCAGGGATTGCGGCGGGGATGCGGGTGTTCGGCTACGCGCCCGGCGGGGACGGCGAAGTCCTGGCACAAGCCGGGGCGCGGGTCTTCTCGCACATGGACGAATTGCTGCCCTTGCTATGCGGTTAAGGCCGCGACCGTTGGCGGGGCGGCGTCAATCGCACTCGTAGGACCGCATCACCCGCCCAGCCTTGTCCACGGTTTCCAGGCGGACCTTGAAGCCCCACAGCCGACGTACATGTTTCATCATTTCCGGGGTGGTCTCGCCCAAGGGACGGCGGTCGTGCTGATAATGGCGCAAGGTGAGGGAACGGTCGCCGCGGGTATCGACCCGGTAGACCTGGATGCTGGGTTCCTGGTTGCCGATATTGTTTTGCTCGGACAGGGTATGGCGGACATAGCGATAACCGGCCTCGTCGTGGATGCCGGTGATTTCGAGTTCGGGCCGGGTGTCGTCGTCCAGTACACTGAACAACTTGAAGTCGCGGATCACCTGGGGCGAGAGATACTGGGCGATGAAACTCTCGTCCTTGAAATTACGCATGGCGAAATCCAGGGTTTTGATCCAATCGGAACCGGCGATTTCCGGGAACCAATACTTATCCTCTTCGGTCGGATTTTCGCACATCCTGCGGATATCGCTCATCATCGCGAAACCCAGGGCATAGGGATTGATACCCGAATAATGCTTGCTGCTATAAGGCGGCTGATATACCACATTGGTATGGGATTGCAGGAATTCCAGCATGAAGCCGTCGGTCACCAAACCTTCCTCGTACATCCGGTTCAGCAGGGTGTAATGCCAAAAAGTGGCCCAACCCTCGTTCATCACCTTGGTCTGGCGCTGCGGATAAAGGTATTGGGCGATCTTGCGGACAATGCGAATCACCTCGCGCTGCCAAGATTCCAACAGCGGCGCGTTCTTCTCGAAGAAATACAGCAGGTTTTCCTCGGGTTCGGGCGGAAAATTCTGGACCGCCTCGACCGCCTGCCTTTCCTTCCTGGGCACGGTGCGCAGCCACAGGTCGTTGACCTGGCTCTGTAGATATTCCTCGCGCTCCTTCTGCCGATGCTGCTCCTCGGCCATCGACAAGGGCGGCGGGCGGCGGTAGCGGTCCACCCCGTAATTCATCAGCGCGTGGCAGGAATCCAGCAAATCCTCGACCGCTTCCACTCCATGGCGCTCCTCGCACTCGGTGATGTAATGGCGGGAAAATACCAGATAATCGACGATGGCGTCGGCGCTGGTCCAGGTCTTGAACAGATAATTGCCCTTGAAGAAGGAATTATGCCCATAGCAGGCATGGGCGATGACCAGGGCTTGCATGGTCATGCTGTTCTCTTCCATGAGATAGGCGATACAGGGATTGGAGTTGATGACCAGCTCGTAGGCCAAACCCATATAACCACGCCGATAACTTTTCTCCACCGATAGAAACTGCTTCCCGAACGACCAATGCGGGTAGAATACCGGCATCCCGGTACTGGAATAGCAGTCCATCATTTGTTCCGAGGTGATGACCTCGATCTGGTTGCGATAGGTATCGAGGCCGTAGTCGGCGGCGATGCGGCCAATCTCGGCGTCATAGGTCTTGAGTAGCTCGAACGTCCATTCGGAGCCTTCGGAAAGGGGTAAGCGGCTCATGCGGTCTGTTTCTTGAAGAGTTCGCGGAATACCGGATAGATATCCCCGGCACCATAAATGGGCTGCAACGCGAAATTGGGCCAATGCTCGGCCACCTTTTCGTACTCCATCCACAAGCTATGCGGCTCGTGGTTATTGATCTCGATATAAGCGTAATACTGCACCGAGGGCATGATGGTATCCATCAACAGGTCGTAGCAGTTGCTGGAATCTTCCGGCCAGTTGTCGCCGTCGGACGCTTGGGCGCCGTAGATATTCCAATCGGCGCTGGGATAACGTTCGCGGATCACCTGGCCCATCAATTCCAGGGCGCTGGACACCACCGTCCCGCCGGTCTCGCGGGAATAGAAAAAGTCCTGCTCGTTCACTTCCATGGCGATGGTGTGATGGCGGATGAACACCACCTCGATCTTTTCATAGTTCCGAGACAGGAACAGGTACAGCAGCAGGAAAAAGCGCTTGGCGAGGCTTTTCTTGGTTTCATCCATCGAACCCGACACGTCCATCAGGCAGAACATCACGGCCTGGGTGCTGGGTTTCGGGACTTGAACGCGGTTGCGGAAGCGCAGGTCGAAGGTGTCGATGAAGGGCACGGCCTCGATCTTTTTCGCCAGCCGCTCGATTTCTTCGCGCAAAGCCTGGATGCGGGTTTCGTCGGGCTGGTCGGAAGCGAGCAAGGCTTCCAGTTCTTCCTCCAACTCGCGCTTGGCATCCTTGGACGGTGCCCGCAAGGCCATCCGCCGGGCCAAGGCCTCGCGCATGGAGCGCACCACATGCAGATTGGACGGCGAACCATCGGCGGTGAAACCCGCGCGTTGACTTTTGAAAGCGGCTTCGCGGGCCAGTTGGCGCTTGACCAGATGCGGCAGTTCCAAATCCTCGAAGATGAAATCCAGGAATTCGTCGCGCGATAGCTCGAACACGAATTCGTCCATGCCTTCGCCGGTATTGCTGGCCTGATTGCCACCCCCACCGCCGCCCCCTTCGGGACGTGGCACCTTGTCGCCCGAGACGAATTCCTTGTTGCCGGGTTGCACCATTTCGCGCCGCCCGCCCTTGCCGTGGCGGAACACCGGCTCGGAAATATCCTTGGCGGGAATCTGGATGTTTTCACCACGATCGATGTCCGTCACCGAACGCTTGGCGACCGCGTCGGCCACGGCCTTCTTGATCTGGCCACGGAAACGCTGCAAGAAGCGCTGGCGGTTGACGGCGCTTTTGTTTTTGGGATTGAGGCGGCGGTCTATGAATTGGCTCATGGGCGTAAATCGAATGGTTGAGCGCACAGCGCCCGATGGCGGCGTATGCTGGGATTGTGCCTGGGCCCTACCCCAGCATACCTCGGGATCAGCCCCGCGTTGCGGATCAGGAAGACTTCCTCACCCGCAGATACCACTCGCACAACAAGCGCACCTGCTTGGGCGTGTAGCCCTTATGCACCATCCGGTTCACGAATTCCTCGTGCTTCTTGGCGTCGTCCTGCGAAGCCTTGGCGTTGAAGGAGATCACCGGCAACAGTTCTTCGGTGTTGGCGAACATCTTCTTTTCGATCACGGCGCGGAGCTTTTCGTAGCTGGTCCAGGCCGGATTCTTGCCCGCGTTCTTGGCCCGCGCCCGCAGTACGAAGTTAACCACCTCGTTGCGGAAATCCTTGGGATTGCTGATGCCGGCAGGTTTCTCTATCTTTTCCAATTCCTCGTTCAAGGAACGGCGGTCGAAGCTTTCGCCGGTATCTGGGTCGCGATATTCCTGATCCTGAATCCAGTAATCGGCATAAGTGACATATCTATCGAAGATATTCTGCCCATACTCCGAATAGGATTCGAGATAAGCCGTCTGGATTTCCTTACCGATAAACTCGACATAACGCGGCACCAGATACTCCTTGATGAAACGCAGATAACGCTCCTGCGTTTCGGCGGGGAATTGTTCCTGGGCGATTTGCTGTTCCAGGGTATAGAGCAAATGCACCGGGTTCGCCGCCACTTCCGAATGGTCGAAGTTGAACACCTTGGACAGTATCTTGAACGCGAACCGGGTCGATAAGCCCGCCATGCCTTCATCGACCCCGGCGAAATCCCGATATTCCTGATAGGACTTGGCCTTGGGGTCGGTATCCTTGAGGTTCTCGCCGTCGTAGACCCGCATCTTGGAATAGATGTTGGAATTCTCCGGTTCTTTCATGCGCGAGAGGATGGCGAACTGGGCCAGCATCTTGAGGGTATGCGGGGCGCAGGGCGATTCCGACAGCGAGCTATGGAACAACAGCTTTTCGTAGATTTTGACCTCTTCCGACACCCTGAGGCAGTACGGCACCTTCACCACGTAGACGCGGTCGAGGAAGGCTTCGTTGTTCTTGTTGTTGCGGAATTGCTGCCATTCCGACTCGTTGGAATGGGCCATGATGACACCTTCGAACGGGATCGCCGAAAGCCCTTCCGTCCCCTTGTAATTGCCTTCCTGGGTGGCGGTCAGCAAGGGATGCAGCACCTTGATCGGCGCCTTGAACATTTCCACGAATTCCATGATGCCTCGGTTGCCGAGGCATAGGCCGCCGGAATAGCTGTAGGCATCGGGATCGTCCTGGCTGTAGCGTTCCAGCTTGCGGATATCGACCTTGCCCACCAGCGAGGAAATATCCTGGTTGTTCTCGTCGCCGGGCTCGGTCTTGGACACGGCGCGTTGGTCGAGGATGGAGGGGCGCACCTTGACCACGCGGAACTTGGTGATATCGCCGTTGTATTCGTGCAGGCGCTTCACCGCCCAGGGCGACATGATGGTGCTGAAATAACGGCGCGGGATGCCGTATTCGGTTTCGAGGATTTTGCCGTCTTCCTCCGGGTCGAACAGGCCCAAGGGGGATTCCCAGATCGGCGAACCCTTGATGGCGTAGAAGGACACCTGTTCCATCAGTTGCTTGAGTTTCTCGGCCAGCGAGGACTTGCCGCCACCCACCGGACCCAAGAGATAGAGGATTTGCTTGCGCTCTTCCAAGCCTTGGGCGGCATGGCGGAAATAGGCCACGATCTGCTCGATGGTGTCCTCCATACCGTAGAACTCGGAAAACGCCGGATAGCGCTTGATGAGTTTGTTCGCGAACAACCGCGACATGCGTTGATCGAGGCGGGTATCGACCAGTTCCGGTTCGCCGATGGCGATCAACATGCGTTCGGCGGGGCTGGCATAGGCCGTCGGATCGTTCCGGCAGATATCCAAATACTCTTGTAAGGAATATTCTTCTTCGCGGTTCTTTTCGTAACGTGATTGGTAATGATCGAAGATACCCATAAGAGAAGTCTCCTCTGCGCGTGGCAGATTCTTCAAAAGATGCTCGACGGTGTCGAAAAAAGCGGTGGTTAGGCGCTTGTGCCCCGGTGTGACGAAACCAAGGCACCTAAGGTTTTATATCGTAGCGAGCGGCCCGGGCTTCGGGTCCGGACCGGGAAAGATATTCGTCCGATAGTTAGACTATCACAGTTTTTTCCCCGCCCAACCTACCCCCATAGAAAATCCAAGCAGGGAAGCTCAGCCCGGCCCGGCACCACCCGGATACCGGCTCGATACCCACCCACACGGCTAATGGTGGTGATGGTGGTGCGGGTGGCGGTGTTCGTCCGCTGTCTGTTCCGGTGCAATGCCCTGAGTTGGGGCGACCGGCGGCACCACGGAAACGCTGGGGCTAGCGGTCGCCGCCTGAGGGGCCGCGATGACCGGCTCCGGCGCAGCCGTCGAACCCGCAGCCGCCTCGTCTTTTCCACCCTCATGGTGGTGGTGTTCGTCGGCGCTTTGCAAGCCCTTCACCCCGACGCCGTACTGGTAAACCATCAAGCCGCCGAGGTCGGTACCGAACACCAAACACGTCACGATGAGGCCCGCGAGGAAGAAATGCAAAGCCTGGGCCATACCCGCCAGGTTTTCCTTGGCGACGGCCCGCCATATCGCCATGCCCACGGTCAATACCGCCACGGTGATGCCGAGCCTTTCATGCCATTCCATGATTTCATGCACCGCCGCGCCATGCGGCACCCTATCCTCGGCCACTAAACCGGCAGCCACGGCCAGCACCGCGCCGATGGCTCCACAATAGAGCATTCCGCTGGCCCATTGCCGCCAGACCTGGCGTTGCATCGCCACCCCGGCGATTTCCAACAGGAAGAAAGCCACGATGAAGGCGATGGGAAAATGCACCACCATGGGATGGATATTGGCCCCCAAGGCCAGGATGCCGGCCAGGGGCCCGTCGGGACCACCGCCGCTTCCACCCGACTTCCCGTCCAAGAAATCGGTGATGGCCGTCAACACGCCATCCAATACCCCCACCAGGCCCGCGCCACCATCGCCGCCGCCATGCACCCCAGGCAGCCCCATCCCGCCCGGCATCGAAAAATCAATCAACATATCGGAATTCCATGGATTAAAGTTGGTCTTCGGAAGATCGGGGCTGGATTCCCCTGTGAATAAAAGCGCTTTGCCTCGTTAGTCAACGGCGGACAACACAAGTTTCTCAGAGAAACCGGGTTTCCAAAACCTCCTGTCCGCTATCCGGCGATGTTGAACTTTCACCCGGCTTGGCCGGTCACTCCTCCCGGACAACCGCCCGCGCGAACCCTCATAGGCAACCCCCGGCGGGCTTGCCCTATTCCTAGAAAAACCCACGAGGAGACTATCGATGGCCGTACATCCCCAATTCTTGCAATCGGCCGGCACCGCCAGGACCGGGATATTTTCCAACCTGGCCTTCTTCCAAGCCGGTTGGACGGCTTGCGTGCTGGGAGCCGTAGCGGGCCATCCGTGGAGCGGTATTTTCCTGGCGCTGCTGATCGCGGTGGCCCATATCGTCCAAGCGGCCCGGCCCGGCGGGGAACTCCGCCTGGTGGCGACCACCACGCTCCTGGGAGCGCTCTGGAACAGCGCCTTGCAAGACGCGGGACTGGTGATCTTCGCCGGGGACGACAGCGCGGAATGGCTGGCACCGACCTGGACCCTGGCCCTCGCCATGCTATCGGCCACCACGCTCAATGTCGCGCTGCGGCGTTTGCGGCACCAGCCTTGGCTGGGCGCGTTGCTCGGGGCCACCGCCGTGCCCCTGGCCTATCTCGCGGGCGGTGGATTGGGTGCGATCACCCTGCCCTATCCCGAAATCGCCGTCGGCATCCTCGGCCTGGGCGGCATGGCGTTGCTGCCGCTCCTGCTGCGCTTGGCCCGGCATTGCGACGATACCCCCCTGCCCCTCCCAGCCAAGCTTGGATAAAAATCACAGCACCCACGCCACGACCTGTAGTATGATGAGCGTTCATATCGATTATAGCGATATGAGCAGCGCTATGTGGGAACCCCCACGGACTGGCTACCCTCCCCCCCAATCGGCCATCCGTGGATCGGTTCCCACACCCACCCCAGCCACCCGGAGCAGCCCGAAATAGCGGATAATTCCCCGCTCTCCCTGGGACAACCCCGGCTCCATGGCCAACTTCAAAACCCATCTCTACGCCGCCTCCGGCATCGGCGGACTGGCCGCCATCGCCTGCATGAAGGCGGGAGCCGTCCCCTACCCGGAAACCCCGCTCCTGCTGGCGCTCGGCACCCTCGGCGGACTCCTGCCCGATATCGACTCCGAACACTCGGTCCCGGTCCGCATCGGTTTCAACCTGCTGGCCCTGGCCCTGGCCTTCCTAGTCATGTTCCAGTTCGCGGGTAAATACACCGTCCTGGAACTGGCGGCGATCTGGCTGGCGGTGTTCCTGGCGGTACGCTATGGGGTGTTGGAGGTCTTCAACGCCTGCACCCGCCACCGGGGGATTTTCCACTCGGTGCTGGCGGCGGTGTTCTTCGCGCTCTGCACGGTCGATCTTTCGGCGCATTTGTTCGACAGGCCGAACGCCCTGGCCTGGCTGCACGGGGCTTTCATCGGGATGGGCTATCTGGTGCATCTGGTCCTGGACGAGATGTACAGCGTGGACCTACTGAACCGCAGGCTCAAGCTCTCGTTCGGCTCCGCCCTGAAACCCGCCAGCTTCAAGAACTGGCGGGCCACCCTGTTGATGGCGCTGGCGGTGGTGGTGGTCTATAGCGCCGCGCCCTCGCCCGAAGGCTTCCGCGCCCGCACCTGGAGCAAGCTGGAAGCCCATTATGCCGGACAAAAACCCTGGCTGATCCCCGACACCGGCCATTGGTTCGACAACCTGGGCGGCACGCTGAAACGCTGGCTGGGCCTGGGGGGCGGGCCATGACAGCCCGTTGGCGGCGAACCGTGCGGGCCTTGGCCCTGCCCGGAATCGCGGTCCTGGCCTGGGCCGGCCGCGATTTCTTCACCATCGGCCTCGACAGGCTGGACCTCGCCATGCACGGAAAATATACGGTGGAACAACGCCTGGCCCAATTCGGCGGGGATGCCCGGACCCGGCTGGAGCCTTATTTCATGGCGGCGGGCTTGCCCTTCCCGCCGCAGGAACTAGCCTTCCTGGCCTTCAAACAGGAACGCCGTCTGGAAGTCTTCGCCCGGAGCGCGGACGGTCCTTGGCGGCAGGTGCGGGATTACCCCATCCAGGGGGCCAGCGGTCGGGCCGGGCCCAAATTGCGCGAGGGCGACCGCCAAGTGCCGGAAGGACTCTACCGGGTGGTCCTGCTCAATCCGAACAGCCGCTTCCATGTGTCCTTGCGGCTGGATTATCCCAATGCCTGGGACCGGAAGATGGGCCTGCGCGACGGGCGCGGCGACCTGGGCTCGGACATCATGATCCACGGCAAATCGGTGTCGGTAGGCTGCCTCGCCATGGGCGACACGGCGGCGGAGGATTTGTTCACCCTGGCGGCGCTGACCGGCCCGGAACGGATACGGGTGTGGATCGGGCCTTGGGATTGGCGCGGCCAGCCCCGGACGGGATTGCCGGAGGACGCCCCGGCCTGGACGGCGGGGCTATATGAAAAATTGCGGGAGGAAATTGGCGGGATTCGCCAAGCCGGGCGGCTAAAACCACCCGGCGGGCCACCAGTCCGGGAACTCAGCCCCGGCCAAAGGCGCGGTTCACATTGCCCTTCATGCCGCGCATCATGTTCATCAAATTGCCCTTCTTGAACTTCTTCATCATCTTCTGCATCTGGTCGTACTGCTTCAGCATCTTGTTAACCTCCTGCACATCGGTGCCGGAACCCTTGGCGATGCGGGATTTGCGCGAGGTGTTGATGAGGTCCGGGGACGAGCGTTCCTGCTTGGTCATCGAGTCGATGATGACGATCTGCCTGACCCATTCGTCGTCGCTGATCTTGTCGCGGACATGCTGGGGCACGCTGGCACCGCCCGGCATCTTGTCCAGCATCGCCGAAATACCGCCCAGGTTCTTGAGCTGCTGCAACTGGTCGTAATAATCGTTGAGATCGAAGGTCTTGCCCTTCTCGATCTTCTTGACCAGCTTCTCGGCCTTTTCCTTGTCGATCTTGCGCTCGGCATCCTCGATCAAGGACAGCACGTCGCCCATGCCCAAAATCCGGGAAGCGACGCGGTCGGGATGGAAGCGTTCCAGCGCGGCGGTCTTCTCGCCCACGCCCATGAACTTGATCGGCTTGCCGGTGATATGGCGCACCGACAGCGCCGCGCCGCCGCGGGCGTCGCCATCGGTCTTGGTCAAGACCACGCCAGTCAAGGGCAGCGCGTCGCCGAAGGCCTTGGCGGTATTGGCGGCGTCCTGGCCGGTCATGGAATCGACCACGAACAGGGTTTCGATAGGCTTGACGGCGGCGTGGATGCGCTGGATTTCGTCCATCATCGCCTGGTCGATGTGGAGCCGACCGGCGGTATCGACGATCAGCACATCCTTGTATTTCTTGCGGGCGTGTTCCAGGGCGTTCTTGGCGATATCGACCGGGTCTTGGGAAGGATCGCTGGGAAAGAAATCGGCCCCGACTTCAACGGCGAGGGTCTTCAATTGCTCGATGGCGGCGGGGCGGTAAACGTCGGCGCTGACCAGGGTGACGGAACGGCGCTCGTTCTCCTTGAGCCAGCGGGCCAACTTGGCGGCGGTGGTGGTCTTGCCCGCGCCCTGGAGACCAGCCATCAGGATCACGGCGGGCGGCTGGGTGGCGAGGCTCAGCTTTTCATGGGCCTGGCCCATCACCGCGATGAGTTCCTCGTTGACGATCTTGATGAAGGACTGGCCGGGCGAGAGGCTCCCCTGCACATCCTGGCCGAGGGCGCGGGTCTTGACGTGTTCGATGAAATCCTTGACCACGGGCAGGGCCACATCCGCTTCCAGGAGGGCCATGCGGACTTCGCGCAGGGTCTCTTGGATATTGGTTTCGGTCAACCGGCCATGGCCGCGGATTTTCTTGAGGGATTGGGTGAATCGTTCGGTTAAGTTATCAAACATGGCTTTCGCATCCTAAGGACTGGCGCAGCATTCCGCATCGCTTATATCTCTGGTATCACGCAGGACCGTGAACCGCCCGGCCAGGAACGGCGGGCGCGAATTCCCGGCGCGGGATTGGGCCACCGGGGAAAATCCCGCGCCACTTCATCTTGGTCGGACATTATGCCAGAGTCCTTCCCTTCGCGGGTACATCAACATCAAGCCATTGTTTCCGCTTGGATTCCCCTGCGAAAAGACCGTTCGACACAGCGCCGGGATACGGGGCGGTTCCAAGCTTGAAGCGCAGCCGGGCGGCGGCCCAAGCGCCGGGCGCGGACATTCGCCGCGACGGGCTTCAGGCCAGGAAACCGAGATTCGCCACCGGGAACCGGCTCAGGTGCGGGAAGATCGTGGCCAGGTCGGCATCGCTCACACCGAACCAATGCGCCAGGGTCGCGGCGTATTGCTCGACGGAAGTGGTGGGGATCAGCCGCCCGTAATCGGCATCGTCGGGCCCGTCCAAGGTCAGATCGGGGAAAAGGCCGTAAAGCGCGCCCCCGACCACCGACCCGCCAGCGGCGAAATGGATATTGCCCCAGCCATGGTCGGTGCCATCGCCATTGGAGGTCAGGGTCCTGCCGAAATCGGACATCGTGAAGCTGGTGACCGCGCTGCCGACGCCGAATTCCTCCATGGCCGCGTGGAAGCTGGAAACCGCCGAGGAAAGCTGCCCGAGGAGATCGGCATGGCGGTTGAGTTGATCGTCGTGGGTGTCCCAACTGCCGAGGGTGGTGAAAAACACCTGGCGGGTGACGCCCAGGGTTTGCCGGATGCTGATGATCCGGGCCACCATTTGCAACTGGGCCGACAACCCGTTGCCCGGCCAGTAGCCCGAACCGATAGAACCCTGCTGCAACGCGCTGTTCAAGATGGCTTGCAGGTCCAGGCTGGCTTTGATGGATTTCACATATTCCTTTTGCAACAGCCGACCGGAAGTGGCGGCGGTGTCCAGGATATTCTTGAACAGGTTGCTGCGGTTATCGGTGGGGCTGCTGGAGATCACCGCCAAGCGGTTGACCCCGCCGGGGCCGATGTTGTACGGGGACTTCATCTGGCCGGTTTGGAACAGGTTATTACCGGCCACGGAAATCCCCGGCGGCAAGGGAACGCCGCTATTGGCATTCGCCAGCTTGTCGGCGATGAGGCCACCCCAACCGACTTTCTGCACCGCGTCGGGCTGGCTCGACATCCATTGATCGGACTGGTCGTTATGCGAAAACAGCTGGGGCGGGAGCGAGATGCCGCCCTTGTAGTCCCTTTTGGTGGTCGGTTGCAGCAAGGTGCCGCTATTCACGACGAACGCCAAGCGGCCGGCATCGAACAGGTCGCGCAGGCCGGGCGTGGCGGGATGCAATCCATAATTTTGGTCGGCTGCCAGCACTCCCGCCAGAGGCAACAGCTTGTCGGCCGCCAGCGCGAGATTGCGGCGGGATTGGGCGTAGATGGCATAACGCGCCGGGTCGGTCGGGACCAACAGGTTGAATCCATCGTTGCCACCGGCCAGGAAGATGCAGACCAGGGCGCGGTAATCCCGGGCCGTGGCGGCGGTGGCCGTCGTGGTTCCGGCCAGGAGTCCCAAGGCGGAGCGGGCACCCAGGGCACCGGCGGACATCAGGCCGCCGCGCAGGAACTCGCGGCGGGTCCAGGGTTTGGATGAGGTCATGGCGAAACTCCCGGTCAGGTCTGGATAAGGTAGTAGGGCGAGGAAATCACCAGGTACAGCGCGTCCAAAGCCCGTAGGGTGCCCGCCGAGGCTCCGGTGCCCAGCGCCACCTTGGTCAGGTAGGTCGCCAAGCTGCTCTTGACGGCTGTCGGCATCCGCCTGCCGGTGAGGAGTTGATCGAGATAATCGACCAGGGTCGCGGGTTTCGCGGCGCGGACCCGCAGCGCTTCGATATCAACCAGGAGATTGTTGAGGTCGAGGTAGGGATTGCCCGAGTAGTACCATTGGATACGGCCCCACAATTCGTTGTGGAGCTGGGTACTCTGGGTCTCGGTCACCATCTGGAATTCGGGGGCGACCAGCCCCTTGTTCTTGATGGCCCCGTTGGGCGCGTAATCGGGCCGGAAGAAATTGAACACGCTGGGGGCCGACAGCGGGGCTT includes:
- a CDS encoding PrkA family serine protein kinase; the protein is MGIFDHYQSRYEKNREEEYSLQEYLDICRNDPTAYASPAERMLIAIGEPELVDTRLDQRMSRLFANKLIKRYPAFSEFYGMEDTIEQIVAYFRHAAQGLEERKQILYLLGPVGGGKSSLAEKLKQLMEQVSFYAIKGSPIWESPLGLFDPEEDGKILETEYGIPRRYFSTIMSPWAVKRLHEYNGDITKFRVVKVRPSILDQRAVSKTEPGDENNQDISSLVGKVDIRKLERYSQDDPDAYSYSGGLCLGNRGIMEFVEMFKAPIKVLHPLLTATQEGNYKGTEGLSAIPFEGVIMAHSNESEWQQFRNNKNNEAFLDRVYVVKVPYCLRVSEEVKIYEKLLFHSSLSESPCAPHTLKMLAQFAILSRMKEPENSNIYSKMRVYDGENLKDTDPKAKSYQEYRDFAGVDEGMAGLSTRFAFKILSKVFNFDHSEVAANPVHLLYTLEQQIAQEQFPAETQERYLRFIKEYLVPRYVEFIGKEIQTAYLESYSEYGQNIFDRYVTYADYWIQDQEYRDPDTGESFDRRSLNEELEKIEKPAGISNPKDFRNEVVNFVLRARAKNAGKNPAWTSYEKLRAVIEKKMFANTEELLPVISFNAKASQDDAKKHEEFVNRMVHKGYTPKQVRLLCEWYLRVRKSS
- a CDS encoding DUF2231 domain-containing protein, with product MLIDFSMPGGMGLPGVHGGGDGGAGLVGVLDGVLTAITDFLDGKSGGSGGGPDGPLAGILALGANIHPMVVHFPIAFIVAFFLLEIAGVAMQRQVWRQWASGMLYCGAIGAVLAVAAGLVAEDRVPHGAAVHEIMEWHERLGITVAVLTVGMAIWRAVAKENLAGMAQALHFFLAGLIVTCLVFGTDLGGLMVYQYGVGVKGLQSADEHHHHEGGKDEAAAGSTAAPEPVIAAPQAATASPSVSVVPPVAPTQGIAPEQTADEHRHPHHHHHH
- a CDS encoding DUF2878 domain-containing protein yields the protein MAVHPQFLQSAGTARTGIFSNLAFFQAGWTACVLGAVAGHPWSGIFLALLIAVAHIVQAARPGGELRLVATTTLLGALWNSALQDAGLVIFAGDDSAEWLAPTWTLALAMLSATTLNVALRRLRHQPWLGALLGATAVPLAYLAGGGLGAITLPYPEIAVGILGLGGMALLPLLLRLARHCDDTPLPLPAKLG
- a CDS encoding metal-dependent hydrolase codes for the protein MANFKTHLYAASGIGGLAAIACMKAGAVPYPETPLLLALGTLGGLLPDIDSEHSVPVRIGFNLLALALAFLVMFQFAGKYTVLELAAIWLAVFLAVRYGVLEVFNACTRHRGIFHSVLAAVFFALCTVDLSAHLFDRPNALAWLHGAFIGMGYLVHLVLDEMYSVDLLNRRLKLSFGSALKPASFKNWRATLLMALAVVVVYSAAPSPEGFRARTWSKLEAHYAGQKPWLIPDTGHWFDNLGGTLKRWLGLGGGP
- a CDS encoding L,D-transpeptidase family protein; the protein is MTARWRRTVRALALPGIAVLAWAGRDFFTIGLDRLDLAMHGKYTVEQRLAQFGGDARTRLEPYFMAAGLPFPPQELAFLAFKQERRLEVFARSADGPWRQVRDYPIQGASGRAGPKLREGDRQVPEGLYRVVLLNPNSRFHVSLRLDYPNAWDRKMGLRDGRGDLGSDIMIHGKSVSVGCLAMGDTAAEDLFTLAALTGPERIRVWIGPWDWRGQPRTGLPEDAPAWTAGLYEKLREEIGGIRQAGRLKPPGGPPVRELSPGQRRGSHCPSCRASCSSNCPS